The following are encoded in a window of Paraburkholderia hospita genomic DNA:
- the ltaE gene encoding low-specificity L-threonine aldolase — protein sequence MIDLRSDTVTRPTKNMLAAMTAAEVGDDVWGDDPTVLRLQATVAERAGKEAGLFFPSGTQSNLAALMAHCARGDEYIVGQAAHTYKYEGGGAAVLGSIQPQPIENALDGSLPLDKIAAAIKPIDNHFARTRLLALENTIGGKVLLAGYVAEATQLARDRGLSTHLDGARVCNAAVAAKQPVEALCAPFDTVSICFSKGLGAPVGSVLVGSKALVDVAHRWRKVLGGGMRQAGVLAAACLYALDHNVERLAEDHDNAAHLAAALAQIDQVKVQSQATNMVFAQFPQEHCAPLEVWLKERGILTQMLYASRFVTHMDVSRADIDTFVTAVKEYFAR from the coding sequence ATGATCGATTTGCGCAGCGATACCGTGACCCGTCCGACCAAGAACATGCTCGCGGCGATGACAGCCGCCGAAGTCGGCGACGACGTCTGGGGCGACGATCCGACGGTCCTGCGGCTGCAAGCCACCGTCGCCGAGCGTGCGGGCAAGGAGGCCGGGCTGTTCTTCCCGAGCGGCACACAGAGCAATCTCGCCGCGCTGATGGCTCACTGCGCGCGGGGCGACGAATATATCGTCGGCCAGGCGGCGCACACGTACAAGTACGAAGGCGGCGGCGCGGCCGTGCTGGGCAGCATCCAGCCGCAGCCGATCGAGAACGCGCTCGACGGCTCGCTTCCCCTCGACAAGATCGCTGCCGCGATCAAGCCCATCGACAATCACTTCGCGCGCACGCGCCTGCTGGCGCTGGAAAATACCATCGGCGGCAAGGTGCTGCTGGCGGGTTACGTCGCCGAGGCCACGCAGCTTGCACGCGATCGCGGGCTGTCGACTCACCTCGACGGCGCGCGCGTCTGCAATGCGGCCGTCGCGGCGAAGCAGCCCGTCGAAGCGCTGTGTGCACCTTTCGATACGGTTTCGATCTGCTTTTCGAAAGGGCTAGGCGCGCCAGTGGGCTCGGTGCTGGTGGGCAGCAAGGCGCTGGTCGACGTTGCGCATCGCTGGCGCAAGGTGCTGGGCGGTGGCATGCGGCAGGCCGGCGTGCTGGCGGCTGCGTGTCTGTACGCACTGGATCACAACGTCGAACGGCTCGCGGAAGATCACGACAACGCCGCGCATCTTGCGGCGGCGCTTGCGCAGATCGATCAGGTGAAGGTGCAGTCGCAGGCCACCAACATGGTATTCGCGCAGTTTCCGCAAGAGCATTGTGCGCCGCTCGAAGTGTGGCTCAAGGAGCGCGGCATCCTTA
- a CDS encoding bifunctional diguanylate cyclase/phosphodiesterase: MNRARLVLLPLLILLTGLSITWSVWDHERQAARRELLSEFNFALGDAVSRIEQRMATYEQMLRGVQGMFAARGALDLDAFHGYLGAINADANFAGVQAIGVVQWVPAERRDAHMADMRIRTGRHYAINPPGERNGYAPLIAREPISGAGNALLGFDSWANAVRRLAMEKSRDSGLAVVSGKVQLASDAGAPPVAGFVMYLPIYARGEPQDNVEDRRAHLLGWVYAAFRMRDVLASLYGEQPPGLYLSIYDGTQTSSEALLYGSPEPKNLEVISANEYLVVGGHDWTLSMTAQPDFKARFGRNAKLLIACTGAGLSLLLALLAWSLASGRSRAMRLASKMTAEVRESEAELRIAAVAFDSLEGMMVTDADGTILRVNSAFTECTGYTAEDVIGRNPRILSSGRHDAAFFRDMWDTIRRVGGWQGEIWDRRKNGEIYPKWLTITAVKADDGRVTHYVGTHYDITERKLAEEQIKELAFFDALTHLPNRTLLRDRLRQVIALSAQNHTHGALLFVDLDNFKTLNDTLGHDKGDLLLSQVARRLLASVREGNTVARMGGDEFVIVLGDLSRIREEAASETESAAEKVLAALSSPYYLEGTDFRTTASIGATLFTGHETSIDELLKQSDLAMYKSKESGRNAICFFDPAMQTVVMERAALEAALRRAIDEDQLLVHYQAQVFNGARVTGAEALVRWQHPEHGLVPPAEFIPLAEETGLILAVGDKVLDTACRQLAQWATRSDRAHLSIAVNVSAQQLREENFVATVLDALARTGAEPSRLKLELTESVLVDNVEDIIGKMMLLRTKGVVFSLDDFGVGYSSLSYLKRLPLGQLKIDRSFVRDVLDDPNDAVIARAIVTLAQSLGLGVIAEGVETEAQRQFLADAGCQAYQGYLFCRPLPIEDFEVFADTFDSKEWALETP; encoded by the coding sequence ATGAACCGCGCGCGCCTCGTCCTGTTGCCGCTGCTGATTCTCCTGACCGGGTTGAGCATCACCTGGTCAGTGTGGGATCACGAGCGCCAGGCCGCGCGGCGCGAGCTGCTTTCCGAATTCAATTTCGCACTGGGCGATGCCGTCAGCCGCATCGAGCAGCGGATGGCGACCTACGAGCAGATGCTGCGCGGCGTGCAGGGCATGTTCGCGGCGCGCGGCGCGCTCGATCTCGACGCGTTTCACGGCTACCTCGGCGCGATCAACGCGGACGCAAACTTCGCGGGCGTGCAGGCGATCGGCGTCGTGCAATGGGTGCCCGCAGAACGGCGGGACGCGCACATGGCCGACATGCGTATCCGCACGGGCCGTCACTACGCGATCAATCCGCCTGGCGAGCGTAACGGCTACGCGCCCTTGATCGCGCGCGAGCCGATCTCCGGCGCGGGCAATGCATTGCTTGGCTTCGACTCGTGGGCAAATGCCGTGCGGCGGCTGGCGATGGAAAAGTCGCGCGATTCCGGCCTTGCCGTCGTGTCGGGCAAGGTGCAACTGGCGTCGGACGCGGGCGCGCCGCCCGTTGCCGGGTTCGTGATGTATCTGCCCATCTACGCGCGCGGCGAACCGCAGGACAACGTCGAGGACCGCCGCGCGCATCTGCTCGGCTGGGTGTATGCGGCGTTCCGCATGCGCGACGTGCTGGCGAGCCTTTACGGCGAGCAGCCGCCCGGCCTCTACCTGTCGATCTACGACGGCACACAGACGTCGTCCGAAGCGCTGCTGTACGGCTCGCCGGAACCGAAGAACCTCGAGGTGATCTCCGCGAACGAATACCTCGTGGTGGGCGGCCACGACTGGACGCTGTCGATGACGGCGCAGCCCGACTTCAAGGCGCGCTTCGGCCGCAACGCGAAGCTGCTGATCGCCTGCACGGGCGCGGGCCTGAGCTTGCTGCTCGCGTTGCTCGCATGGAGCCTCGCGAGCGGCCGCAGCCGCGCGATGCGGCTCGCGTCGAAGATGACGGCCGAAGTGCGCGAGAGCGAGGCCGAACTACGCATCGCCGCCGTCGCCTTCGATTCGCTCGAAGGCATGATGGTCACGGACGCCGACGGCACGATCCTGCGCGTCAATTCCGCGTTCACCGAGTGCACCGGCTACACGGCCGAAGACGTGATTGGCAGGAACCCGCGCATCCTCAGCTCGGGACGGCACGATGCCGCGTTTTTCCGCGACATGTGGGACACGATCCGGCGCGTGGGTGGATGGCAGGGCGAAATCTGGGACCGCCGCAAGAACGGCGAGATTTACCCGAAGTGGCTGACCATCACGGCCGTAAAGGCGGACGACGGCCGCGTCACGCATTACGTCGGCACGCACTACGACATCACCGAGCGCAAGCTCGCGGAAGAGCAGATCAAGGAACTGGCGTTTTTCGACGCGCTCACGCATCTGCCGAACCGCACGCTGCTGCGCGACCGGCTCAGACAGGTGATCGCGCTGAGCGCGCAGAACCATACGCACGGCGCGCTGCTGTTCGTCGATCTCGACAACTTCAAGACACTCAACGACACGCTCGGTCACGACAAGGGCGATCTGCTGCTGAGCCAGGTCGCGCGACGCCTGCTGGCGAGCGTGCGCGAGGGCAACACGGTCGCGCGCATGGGCGGCGACGAGTTCGTGATCGTGCTGGGCGACCTGAGCCGCATCCGCGAAGAAGCGGCGAGCGAGACGGAGAGCGCCGCCGAAAAGGTGCTGGCCGCGCTGTCGAGCCCTTACTACCTCGAAGGCACGGACTTCCGCACGACCGCGAGCATTGGCGCGACGCTGTTCACGGGCCACGAAACGTCGATCGACGAGTTGCTGAAGCAGTCGGATCTGGCGATGTACAAGTCGAAGGAAAGTGGGCGCAACGCCATCTGCTTCTTCGATCCGGCCATGCAGACGGTAGTGATGGAGCGCGCGGCGCTGGAGGCGGCGCTGCGCCGCGCGATCGACGAAGACCAGTTGCTCGTGCACTACCAGGCACAGGTGTTCAATGGCGCCCGCGTGACGGGCGCCGAGGCGCTGGTGCGCTGGCAGCATCCCGAGCATGGCCTCGTGCCGCCTGCCGAATTCATTCCGCTCGCCGAAGAGACGGGACTGATTCTGGCGGTCGGCGACAAGGTGCTCGATACGGCCTGCCGGCAGCTCGCGCAGTGGGCCACGCGCTCGGACCGGGCGCATCTGTCGATCGCCGTCAACGTGAGCGCACAGCAGCTACGCGAGGAAAACTTCGTCGCCACCGTGCTCGACGCGCTCGCGCGCACGGGCGCCGAACCGAGCCGTCTGAAGCTCGAGCTGACGGAGAGCGTGCTGGTCGACAACGTCGAGGACATCATCGGCAAGATGATGTTGCTGCGCACGAAAGGCGTGGTGTTCTCGCTCGATGATTTCGGCGTCGGGTATTCGTCGCTGTCTTATCTGAAGCGCTTGCCGTTGGGGCAATTGAAGATCGACAGGTCGTTTGTGCGCGACGTGCTCGACGATCCGAACGATGCCGTGATCGCGCGCGCGATCGTCACGCTCGCGCAGAGTCTCGGCCTGGGTGTGATCGCGGAAGGCGTGGAGACGGAAGCGCAGCGGCAGTTTCTGGCCGATGCGGGGTGTCAGGCGTACCAGGGCTATCTGTTCTGCCGGCCGCTGCCGATCGAAGACTTCGAGGTGTTCGCGGATACGTTCGATTCGAAGGAGTGGGCGCTGGAGACGCCTTGA
- a CDS encoding substrate-binding periplasmic protein, with amino-acid sequence MIHRGLIGLLVVLATLGATSTRAFAAGGPDCTRPFTLALHDHGLLYSQDTNAGIDKDFADELSRRSGCDIRVSLMSRARIWKLIESGALDFSLSGITNDERDGYAQFAWYFSDKFYLLVRKDAGIRHLSDFEHNDQFQLGVIRSFRYSQSANELVDTLAAANRISQAGGLEPLYQALMRGTIQGMIIEPFDYPALDEKRIRDITTIIEFNDAAVPHGLIMSKRALSPQEREKWRALVEEMRVDGTVRRIFRKYFKPELADSMVDFSVPR; translated from the coding sequence GTGATTCACCGCGGACTCATAGGCTTGCTAGTCGTGCTCGCGACACTGGGTGCCACCAGCACGCGTGCATTTGCTGCGGGCGGCCCCGACTGCACGCGTCCATTCACACTCGCGCTGCACGACCATGGCCTGCTGTATTCGCAGGACACCAACGCGGGCATCGACAAGGATTTCGCCGACGAACTGAGCCGCCGCAGCGGCTGCGATATCCGCGTGAGCCTGATGTCGCGGGCGCGCATCTGGAAGCTGATCGAGTCCGGCGCGCTCGATTTCAGCCTGTCCGGCATCACCAACGACGAGCGCGACGGCTACGCGCAATTCGCCTGGTACTTCAGCGACAAGTTCTACCTGCTCGTGCGCAAGGATGCCGGCATCCGGCACTTGTCCGATTTTGAACACAACGACCAGTTTCAACTCGGTGTCATAAGAAGCTTCCGGTATAGTCAGTCCGCCAACGAACTGGTCGATACGCTCGCTGCAGCCAATCGCATCAGTCAGGCGGGCGGGCTGGAGCCGCTCTATCAGGCGCTGATGCGCGGCACCATTCAGGGGATGATCATCGAGCCGTTCGACTATCCGGCGCTGGATGAGAAGCGCATCCGCGACATCACCACCATCATCGAATTCAACGACGCCGCCGTGCCGCACGGTCTCATCATGTCGAAGAGGGCGCTGTCGCCGCAGGAGCGGGAGAAATGGCGCGCCCTTGTCGAGGAGATGCGCGTGGACGGCACGGTGCGCCGCATTTTCAGGAAATACTTCAAACCTGAACTCGCGGACTCGATGGTCGACTTCTCCGTACCGCGATGA